The DNA region GGAAAAGAGACATTTTCCTACTGAACTCATATACAAAGACGTACTGAGGGCTTATTTTTGGAAGAATGTTGCTCGCATTCTCCACCATATTCGGCTGGCTGATCAAGAAGAGGGTCCACCAGATAGAACTCTTCATGAAATTCCCACATGAAGTTCAGCGGGATGTCCTGGATCAACTGACCACACAGGCGCAGCATACGCGATTCGGAAAACGCTACGATTTCAAGAATGTTAGCTCGGTCGCTGATTTCAAACGTGCAGTTCCGCTCCAGACCTACGATGACATCAAAAAGGATGTTGCCCTCATGATGGAAGGAGAACCGGATGTCCTCTGGCCGGGAGAGACCAAGTGGTTTGCAAAAAGTAGTGGGACCACCAATGATCGCAGTAAACTCATCCCAGTCTCCACAGACTCGCTTGAAGACTGTCATTTCAAAGGGGGGAAAGACCTCCTAGGCCTTCACGTCAATAATCACCCGAAATCCAAGATTTACAACGGAAAGACCTTAGTGCTGGGTGGTAGCAGTCAGATGCATGAGATCCGAGAAGATTCGTATACGGGTGACCTCTCTGCCATCATCATCAAGAATCTTCCCCTTTGGGTGGAGTTCCGCAGGATTCCTGGACGGGATATCGCCTTGCACGATAACTGGGAAGAGAAGATGGAGAAAATGGCCCTCTCCAGCATGAATGAAGATGTAACTGTGATATCCGGTGTACCTAGCTGGACACTGGTACTCATCAATAGAATTCTGGAATTGAAGGGAACAGACAATCTACTGGACGTATGGCCCAATCTAGAACTCTACATGCATGGAGGGGTCAGCTTCGAACCCTATCGCTCGCAATATGAGCGCATCATCCCAGATAAGAACATGCAGTATATCCAGACCTACAATGCCTCCGAAGGGTTCTTCGGAATACAGGATAGACCCGGTGTGGATGATATGCTGCTGATGTTGGACTACGGTATCTTCTACGAGTTCATACCCCTCGAAGAAATGGACAAGGAACACCCCCGAAGTGTAGGGCTGGATGAAGTCGAAAAAGGCAAGGTGTATGAATTGGTCATCAGCACCAATGGAGGCCTCTGGCGATACCGCATCGGAGATACGGTGGAGTTCACCGGAGTGAAGCCCTATCGCATCAAGGTGGCCGGACGTACAAAACAGCACATCAATGTTTTCGGGGAGGAACTGATGATAGACAATGTAGAACGCGGACTACGCATTGCATGCGAAAAATGTGGCGCAGAGGTAGCTGACTACACCGTAGGGCCGATCTTCATGGAGAACCGTAAGAATGGTGGGCATGAATGGCTGATCGAATTCACTCAGCAACCTGCGGATATCAACGCTTTTGGTCTTGAGTTGGATCATGCCTTGCGTACACTCAACTCTGACTACGATGCCAAACGCACCAAGGACTTCAATCTCAGATCACCGGTCATACGGGTGATGCCCTCTGGCACGTTCTATGATTGGATGCGCTCTAGAGGCAAGCTGGGCGGTCAGCACAAGGTGCCCAGACTATCGAATACCAGAGTACATATCGAGTCTATATTGGAGGGAACAGCCTCATATGCAAGCGTATCATGAGAGTCTTACTGCTCTTCATGACCTGTGGGATACACGCTCTCGGGATGAGCCAGTATGCCATCGAACATCATTCATTCAAGGTCAATAATCTAGGTCAGATACTCACCCTCTCCGATGAAGGTCTGGACCTCTATTCACCGGAGGGCCGACTGATGAAGCACTTTTCGGAGGACCTATTGGGTGAAATGAGTACCATCGATAGAAGCTCATCTCTGGAGTCACTCATCTTCTACAAGGACATTCCCGGCTTCCAGTTAGTGGATAACACCTTGAGCCCTCACGCTCCGTTATATGATCTCAATCAGGCCGGTTATCCCAATGTGACAGCCGTGTGCATTTCCAATGACAATAGCTTTTGGGCCTATGATGCCGTACAGTTCGAGGTATTCCGATTCGATGAGAATTTCGAGATACTGGAAAGAAGTGGAAATCTGGCTGTTATTCTAGGCAATGACCTCCAGCCAATCAGTATGAGTATCTCAGGCAACAAGCTCTATATAGCTGACCCGCAACTCGGGGTAGTCGTCTTCGACTATTTTGCCAATCACCTGCTCACACTTCCCTTTGATGGAAAGCTGAGTGATATGGACGTAACAGATGACGCGGTGTATGTGAGTACTCACAAGAGTATCATCCGAAGTGACAAGAAGGGCTTACTTCCCCTACGTGAGGCCGATCTCCCTTCAGAAGTCCAAGCATTCGATGTAGAGAAAGGCAAGGTCTATTGGGGAGATGGAAATATCATCCATAGCGTGGATCTCAATTCACTATTCGACTGAGTTATTCACATTTGACGGGTCTTCGCTGCTCTTTCCCTAACTTCGTGTAAGACGTAAAAAGGAGACAAAATGCATATCGCAATAGCAGGAAATATCGGTTCTGGAAAGACTACCTTGACCAATCTACTGGCCAAACACTACAAATGGGATGCTCACTTCGAGGAAGTGGAAGACAATCCCTATTTAAATGACTTCTACAACGATATGCAACGTTGGTCTTTCAACCTGCAGATCTATTTTCTGAATAGCAGATTCAATCAGATTATCGAACTGCGTGAGAATTCCAAGGATATCATCCAGGACCGGACGATCTACGAGGATGCGCACATCTTCGCACCCAACCTGCATGCTATGGGATTGATGACCACACGTGATTTTGAGAACTACTTCTCGCTCTTCCGATCCATGGAGGCCTTCATCGGTCCACCGGATCTTCTCATTTATCTACGTGCGAGCGTTCCTACGTTGGTCAACAACATCCAGCAGCGTGGAAGAGAGTATGAAGAAGCCATTCGCTTGGACTATCTCAAGCGACTCAATGAAAGATACGAAGCTTGGGTATCAACCTATGATGCAGGGAACTTGTTGATCATCGATGTGGACAACAACCGCTTCAGAGATGACAAAGAGGATCTAGGAGAAATCATCAATGCAGTGGATTCTGAGATCCACGGTCTATTCGAACCTGCGTGATAGGCTGAAAGGAAATCCTTCAAAAGGAAATGAACAAAAGAAAAGGGCGGTCGAATGACCGCCCTTTCTCATTTCAATACTTGATATTCCTTATCTCAATGACATGATGACCTTGACTCCTATCTCATCACTGATCATATCGTCTCCCAGATCTTCAAAGAAAGACCCAGATCCATATTTAACATCATACTTCGAGCGGTCAAAGGTCATTTTAGCCTCGAGAAGGTATCCTCCATCGGTTTTGGTCAGATATCCTTCGAAACCTTCTCGATCGCTCTTACCTCTAAGAGTGAGTACTCCTTTACCATTGATACTATTGCTATTCACTCCTTCGTCAATAGCAATAGGTTCGATCTCAAAGCTGGCCTCAGGGTATTCGTCTACCGCGAAGAAATCATCAGACTTGAGGTGACCGGTCAGCTTTGTATTCTTTTCATCGGATTGATCCGTGGCCTGTAAAGTTGTCATATCCAACACAACCGTACCTGAGATCACTCCCTCTTCTACCCTGACTTCGCCCTTCTTTCCTTGTATCGTGCCAGAATGGTTAGCACCGGTGATCTTAGAACCGAACCACTGTGCCTGAATATCCTCACCACTCAGCTCAAATCCTTCATTATTGATGAGCAGTGTGGATTTAGGCCCAGCCGAGCTGGTAAGTGCAGTATGCTGAACACCATCTACAGTGGTCACTTTTACCGCGGTTTCGATATCTGACGCATTGTGTGCGTTTCCATGTGCCCCTTGCCCGCTCATCTCTCCAAGAATCGGTGCGATGACCAGTCCGACCAAGCAGGTCAGCTTGATCAAGATATTCATCGAAGGACCTGAGGTGTCTTTGAACGGATCACCTACTGTATCACCAGTTACCGCAGCCTTATGTGCCTCAGATCCCTTATAGGTCATCTCACCATCGATCATCACTCCCGCTTCAAACGATTTCTTGGCGTTATCCCAAGCTCCACCGGCATTGTTCTGGAAGATGGCCCACAACACACCAGAGACCAGTACACCTGCCATATACGCTCCAAGAGCTTCTGCTCCCATTATGAAACCAACGAGGATAGGTGTGATGATGGTTATCGCACCCGGTAGCATCATTTCTCTGAGAGCTGCTTTGGTAGAGATGTCTACACATTTACCATACTCGGGTTTGCCTGTCCCTTCCATGATTCCAGGAATCTCCTTGAACTGTCTGCGTACTTCCTTGACCATCTCCATGGCCGCCTTACCTACCGATCGCATGGCAAGTGCAGAGAATACGACTGGGATCATTCCTCCCACAAATAAGGCAGCGAGTACATCAGCCTTATAGATATTGATACCCTCGATACCTGTGAATGTCACATAAGCCGCAAAAAGTGCCAGAGCTGTCAATGCAGCTGAAGCAATCGCAAATCCTTTTCCTATGGCTGCGGTCGTGTTACCTACAGAATCAAGAATGTCCGTACGTTCCCTCACCTCTTCCGGTAGACCACTCATCTCAGCTACACCCCCCGCATTGTCCGCGATCGGTCCGAATGCATCGATGGCCAACTGCATAGCCGTGGTCGCCATCATAGCCGAAGCTGCAATGGACACCCCATAGAATCCAGCCATCTCATAGGCTCCCCAGATAGCTCCTGCAAATAGGAGGATGGGATACAAGGTGGAGATCATCCCGGTAGAAAGACCAGCGATGATATTGGTAGCTGCTCCTGTACTCGAGTTCTGTACAATTTCCAAGACCGGTTTCTTTCCCAGACCCGTATAGTATTCTGTCATATAGGAGATAGCTCCTCCTACGAAGAGCCCGATAAGCACAGCCCAGAAAACGTCCATTGAAGTGACTGTGACAATTCCTTCACCGAAGAAATCCATTTGCATCTGTTCAGGAAGCATCCATTGGATCACGAAGAATGAAGCTACAGCAGTGAGAAGGATGGACGCCCAGTTCCCTCTGTTCAAGGCACCTTGTACTTGGCTTTCTTTTGCGTCATTGTCTTTGATGCT from Flavobacteriales bacterium includes:
- a CDS encoding GH3 auxin-responsive promoter family protein, whose translation is MLAFSTIFGWLIKKRVHQIELFMKFPHEVQRDVLDQLTTQAQHTRFGKRYDFKNVSSVADFKRAVPLQTYDDIKKDVALMMEGEPDVLWPGETKWFAKSSGTTNDRSKLIPVSTDSLEDCHFKGGKDLLGLHVNNHPKSKIYNGKTLVLGGSSQMHEIREDSYTGDLSAIIIKNLPLWVEFRRIPGRDIALHDNWEEKMEKMALSSMNEDVTVISGVPSWTLVLINRILELKGTDNLLDVWPNLELYMHGGVSFEPYRSQYERIIPDKNMQYIQTYNASEGFFGIQDRPGVDDMLLMLDYGIFYEFIPLEEMDKEHPRSVGLDEVEKGKVYELVISTNGGLWRYRIGDTVEFTGVKPYRIKVAGRTKQHINVFGEELMIDNVERGLRIACEKCGAEVADYTVGPIFMENRKNGGHEWLIEFTQQPADINAFGLELDHALRTLNSDYDAKRTKDFNLRSPVIRVMPSGTFYDWMRSRGKLGGQHKVPRLSNTRVHIESILEGTASYASVS
- a CDS encoding deoxynucleoside kinase produces the protein MHIAIAGNIGSGKTTLTNLLAKHYKWDAHFEEVEDNPYLNDFYNDMQRWSFNLQIYFLNSRFNQIIELRENSKDIIQDRTIYEDAHIFAPNLHAMGLMTTRDFENYFSLFRSMEAFIGPPDLLIYLRASVPTLVNNIQQRGREYEEAIRLDYLKRLNERYEAWVSTYDAGNLLIIDVDNNRFRDDKEDLGEIINAVDSEIHGLFEPA
- a CDS encoding sodium-translocating pyrophosphatase, coding for METIYLVPLMALIGLIVMVIKSRWVNAQDAGDEKMQTLANHIREGALAFLHAEYRVLMIFVVIAGILLGVVSSMVETTHWFIVVAFVIGAIFSAVAGNIGMRVATAANVRTTQAARTSLPQALKVSFSGGTVMGLGVAGLAVLGLSMLFIFLFSFFMGGDWSQGGTDMMTVVLETLAGFSLGAESIALFARVGGGIYTKAADVGADLVGKVEAGIPEDDPRNPATIADNVGDNVGDVAGMGADLFGSYVATMLAAMVLGNYVIRDMGGSIVDEFGGIGTIMLPLIIAGLGIIFSIIGTMFISIKDNDAKESQVQGALNRGNWASILLTAVASFFVIQWMLPEQMQMDFFGEGIVTVTSMDVFWAVLIGLFVGGAISYMTEYYTGLGKKPVLEIVQNSSTGAATNIIAGLSTGMISTLYPILLFAGAIWGAYEMAGFYGVSIAASAMMATTAMQLAIDAFGPIADNAGGVAEMSGLPEEVRERTDILDSVGNTTAAIGKGFAIASAALTALALFAAYVTFTGIEGINIYKADVLAALFVGGMIPVVFSALAMRSVGKAAMEMVKEVRRQFKEIPGIMEGTGKPEYGKCVDISTKAALREMMLPGAITIITPILVGFIMGAEALGAYMAGVLVSGVLWAIFQNNAGGAWDNAKKSFEAGVMIDGEMTYKGSEAHKAAVTGDTVGDPFKDTSGPSMNILIKLTCLVGLVIAPILGEMSGQGAHGNAHNASDIETAVKVTTVDGVQHTALTSSAGPKSTLLINNEGFELSGEDIQAQWFGSKITGANHSGTIQGKKGEVRVEEGVISGTVVLDMTTLQATDQSDEKNTKLTGHLKSDDFFAVDEYPEASFEIEPIAIDEGVNSNSINGKGVLTLRGKSDREGFEGYLTKTDGGYLLEAKMTFDRSKYDVKYGSGSFFEDLGDDMISDEIGVKVIMSLR